From the Astyanax mexicanus isolate ESR-SI-001 chromosome 9, AstMex3_surface, whole genome shotgun sequence genome, one window contains:
- the nts gene encoding neurotensin/neuromedin N, which produces MQVTKMQLTSVVLLCLICSGFSSDVDEAKDAMEEEMLSSLYTSEVKQSRHSAPLWQLPLQNMCRMLGSISESWQDWTAEEIQTAYEQRLSTALSQTLQDLYNLQSLCRILHPRELHYGEEYLELDQDSENPLKRKSPYILKRQLHTNKARRPYILKRSSFY; this is translated from the exons ATGCAGGTGACCAAGATGCAGTTAACCAGTGTGGTGCTCCTCTGTTTGATCTGCAGCGGATTCAGCTCAG ATGTTGATGAAGCAAAGGATGCCATGGAGGAGGAGATGCTGAGCAGTCTCTACACCTCAGAG gtaaaGCAGAGCAGACACAGCGCCCCCCTGTGGCAGCTGCCTCTGCAGAACATGTGCAGGATGCTGGGGAGCATCAGTGAGTCCTGGCAGGACTGGACCGCTGAGGAGATTCAAACGGCCTACGAGCAGAGACTGAGCACGGCCCTCAGCCAGACCCTGCAGGACCTGTACAACCTCCAGTCCCTCTGCAGAATACTGCACCCtcgagag cttCACTATGGAGAAGAATACTTGGAACTGGATCAGGACAGCGAGAACCCGCTGAAAAGAAAATCTCCGTACATTCTAAAGAGGCAGCTGCACACCAACAAAGCCAGGAGACCGTACATTCTGAAGCGAAGCTCATTTTACTGA